Proteins from a single region of Maridesulfovibrio ferrireducens:
- a CDS encoding ferredoxin — MAKKVVIDQDECIGCETCVELCPEVFALDSDGEKAEVIKEDAVDLDCVQESMDSCPVECISIE, encoded by the coding sequence ATGGCTAAGAAAGTAGTAATTGATCAAGATGAATGCATCGGTTGCGAAACTTGTGTAGAACTTTGTCCTGAAGTTTTTGCACTTGATTCAGATGGCGAAAAAGCTGAAGTGATTAAAGAAGATGCTGTCGATTTGGACTGCGTTCAAGAGTCTATGGATTCTTGTCCTGTGGAGTGTATATCTATAGAATAA
- a CDS encoding ATP-dependent sacrificial sulfur transferase LarE, translating into MTNSHIIQKQYKELLKIFELYERAFVAFSGGIDSSLVAKAAFDALGNKAFAITIDSELTAKRDISFACRSAASIGINHQVIKISVLKNSLISDNTKYRCYHCKKAIIDTINRCPLFDGSHADDPVDRAGLKAIREASVISPLALAGFTKKNIIEAAGFLQLLSLNRPSNSCLATRIETGIPLTAKKLFMIERTEECMFEAGARWCRARIDGNKFQIEYGSDSPLDEFNIKSKLTTLLPQVIQKDIQFIIKT; encoded by the coding sequence ATGACGAATTCACATATTATTCAAAAACAATACAAAGAACTACTCAAGATATTCGAATTATATGAAAGAGCTTTTGTTGCCTTTTCAGGTGGAATTGACAGCTCTTTGGTAGCTAAGGCGGCCTTTGATGCTTTAGGAAATAAAGCTTTTGCCATAACAATTGATTCTGAACTTACTGCGAAGCGTGACATTTCATTCGCCTGCCGATCAGCAGCCTCTATCGGTATTAACCACCAAGTCATTAAGATCTCGGTGCTTAAAAATTCTCTCATCAGCGATAATACAAAATATCGCTGCTACCATTGCAAGAAGGCTATTATCGATACCATTAACAGATGTCCGCTTTTTGACGGCAGTCACGCTGACGACCCTGTTGACCGGGCCGGCTTAAAAGCCATTCGTGAAGCATCCGTAATTTCGCCTTTAGCTCTTGCCGGATTTACTAAAAAAAATATCATCGAAGCGGCCGGCTTCTTACAATTGCTCTCACTTAACCGACCTTCTAACAGCTGTCTCGCAACTAGAATCGAAACAGGAATTCCTTTAACAGCAAAAAAACTCTTCATGATAGAAAGAACTGAGGAATGCATGTTTGAAGCAGGGGCAAGATGGTGCCGCGCTAGAATAGATGGGAATAAATTTCAAATAGAATACGGATCTGACTCGCCGCTTGATGAATTTAATATAAAGTCAAAACTGACAACGTTACTGCCGCAAGTGATTCAAAAAGATATTCAATTTATTATAAAAACATAA
- the fliJ gene encoding flagellar export protein FliJ yields the protein MPKPYAFKLEKVLDFRKQIEEQARLALAEAHKLHTEHKKVVFEIEEKKKNNQKKEYEKLSADDLWLWRQYDDALTKDLYSAQNRLKQLALNLQKCRTEAVQKSKDRKLLEKLKENQAKKYYEEENLKEQKEYDEMATLRFKSKTF from the coding sequence ATGCCGAAGCCTTATGCTTTTAAGCTTGAAAAAGTTCTCGATTTTAGAAAGCAAATCGAGGAACAGGCTCGTTTGGCTTTAGCCGAAGCCCATAAACTGCACACTGAACACAAAAAAGTCGTCTTCGAAATCGAAGAAAAAAAGAAAAATAACCAGAAAAAAGAATACGAGAAGCTGTCCGCTGATGATTTGTGGCTGTGGCGGCAGTATGATGATGCTTTGACTAAAGATCTGTATTCGGCACAAAATCGTCTTAAGCAATTGGCCCTTAACTTGCAAAAATGCCGTACAGAAGCTGTTCAAAAGTCAAAAGACCGTAAGTTGCTGGAAAAACTCAAAGAGAATCAGGCGAAAAAATACTATGAAGAAGAAAATCTTAAAGAGCAGAAAGAGTATGACGAAATGGCAACGCTTCGGTTCAAGTCTAAGACTTTCTAA
- a CDS encoding MotE family protein, with translation MTKWQRFGSSLRLSKILVCLVLLAFLKLSLIGALGFDLETPTKNVVEAVIESSVVRDAVSAPEAIAAEAKDKPAAEESASKVDKRSERMPEADWKALKSKEDELARKERSLRTLEKNLDKKLAELNSLETRLKKMLADADVLKDQKIKHLVGVYTAMKPKSAALVIESLDTGLAVKILSGMRGRNAGEILGFVAPKKAAALSEELTKLQVPLGN, from the coding sequence ATGACGAAATGGCAACGCTTCGGTTCAAGTCTAAGACTTTCTAAGATTCTTGTATGCTTGGTTTTATTAGCTTTTCTAAAGCTTTCTCTTATCGGTGCTTTAGGTTTTGATTTGGAAACTCCCACTAAAAATGTGGTTGAAGCCGTAATTGAAAGCAGTGTTGTTCGTGACGCAGTTTCTGCTCCGGAAGCCATTGCTGCAGAGGCTAAAGATAAGCCTGCTGCTGAAGAATCGGCGTCCAAAGTGGATAAGCGTTCTGAAAGGATGCCGGAAGCCGACTGGAAGGCTCTCAAGAGCAAAGAGGACGAGTTGGCTCGTAAAGAGAGATCTCTTCGTACTCTTGAAAAGAATTTAGATAAAAAACTTGCTGAACTTAACAGTCTTGAAACTCGTCTTAAGAAAATGCTTGCTGATGCTGATGTTCTCAAAGATCAGAAGATTAAACATCTGGTCGGGGTATATACAGCTATGAAGCCTAAGAGTGCAGCTTTGGTCATTGAATCGCTGGATACTGGTTTGGCTGTCAAGATTTTGTCTGGCATGCGTGGACGTAATGCCGGTGAAATTCTCGGATTTGTTGCACCGAAGAAAGCTGCGGCTCTTTCCGAAGAGTTGACCAAGCTTCAGGTTCCTCTTGGAAATTAG